The following proteins come from a genomic window of Macrobrachium nipponense isolate FS-2020 chromosome 18, ASM1510439v2, whole genome shotgun sequence:
- the LOC135197076 gene encoding protein sprouty homolog 3-like: MSQDGRSQGGGGAGGGCGGSATNTSPQGSPITLSVPRPDHQRTTNLYVDTPFKHRVAPRPPRPPQQHHHLHHHHLHHHHHHNTSSSLSSSSSSPTTGGRTHVDLALVHGAPARTSGKRPTKLATSPTGGVTGAPVKGGNNNNSSISTNVISSSLSSSSSSSSSSSSSTSTSTTLQQSGSRTPVIISKQPAAALTFTKGRRDDAGSGGGDGESIICSWCGRCRCEACTTPRPPPAAWLCRNKCLCSPAAAVDYASCLCCVKGVLYHCGKDGESSGLAAAADHPCSCGGPHAALSWACMAVASIPLPCLLCYWPLTGARRVVETTYQRCTSHGCRCPQGRNPRLQQQPPPPPPPEKRPLHDCA; this comes from the coding sequence ATGTCACAGGATGGCCGCAGTCAAGGCGGGGGCGGCGCGGGCGGGGGCTGCGGGGGGTCAGCCACCAATACCAGCCCCCAGGGCAGCCCCATCACCCTCTCCGTGCCCCGCCCCGACCACCAACGCACCACCAACTTGTACGTGGACACCCCCTTCAAGCATCGCGTGGCGCCTCGCCCCCCACGACCCCCCCAGCAACACCATCACCTCCACCACCATCACCTccatcaccatcaccaccacaACACTTCCTCCTCGCTCTcgtcctcttcgtcgtctcctaCGACCGGCGGACGAACCCACGTGGACCTTGCCCTGGTGCATGGCGCCCCCGCCCGCACCAGCGGAAAGAGACCTACAAAGCTCGCCACGTCCCCCACTGGAGGCGTGACTGGGGCGCCCGTTAAGGgcggcaacaacaacaactcctcCATTTCCACAAACGTCATTTCGTCgtcgttgtcgtcgtcgtcgtcttcgtcgtcatcgtcgtcgtcgtcgacgTCGACGTCAACGACGCTCCAGCAGAGCGGAAGTCGGACGCCCGTCATCATCAGCAAGCAGCCCGCCGCCGCCCTCACCTTCACGAAGGGCAGGCGGGATGACGCCGGCAGCGGCGGCGGCGACGGGGAGTCGATCATCTGCTCCTGGTGCGGGCGGTGCAGGTGCGAGGCCTGCACCACGCCGCGTCCCCCTCCGGCCGCCTGGCTGTGTCGTAACAAGTGCCTCTGCTCGCCCGCAGCTGCTGTGGACTATGCGTCGTGTCTGTGCTGTGTGAAGGGCGTCCTCTACCACTGCGGCAAGGACGGCGAAAGCAGCGGCCTGGCCGCGGCCGCAGACCACCCCTGTTCCTGCGGGGGGCCGCACGCGGCCCTCAGTTGGGCGTGCATGGCGGTCGCCTCCATCCCCCTGCCCTGTCTCCTGTGCTACTGGCCCCTGACCGGGGCGCGGCGCGTCGTGGAGACCACCTACCAGCGCTGCACCAGCCACGGGTGTCGCTGCCCCCAGGGGCGCAACCCCCGACTGCAGCAGCAgccgccgcccccgcccccgcccgaaAAGCGCCCTCTTCACGACTGCGCGTGA